Proteins found in one Magnolia sinica isolate HGM2019 chromosome 5, MsV1, whole genome shotgun sequence genomic segment:
- the LOC131247086 gene encoding 26S proteasome non-ATPase regulatory subunit 6-like: MGILMEPVHSLAYSSLGMMGLPVLMLDGPHLIIYTWLTSLCFCFCRIADAEENLGESEVREAHLAKSLFYIRISDKEKALEQLKLTESKTVAVGQKMDLVCYTLQLGFFYMDFDLISKSIDKAKNLFEEGGDWERKNRLKVYEGLYCMSTRNFKKAADLFLDSISTVTTYELFTYDTFIFYTVLTSIISLDRVSLKQKVVDAPEILTVLGKIPHLSEFLNSLYGCQYKSFFSAFSGLTEQVKLDRYLRPHFRYYMREVRTVVYCQFLESYKSVTMEAMANAFGVTVDFIDLELSCFIAAGKLHCKIDKVAGVLETNRPDAKNALYQATIKQGDFLLNRIQKLSRVIDL; this comes from the exons ATGGGGATTTTGATGGAGCCTGTGCATTCACTAGCCTATTCAAGTTTGGGCATGATGGGTCTCCCAGTCTTGATGCTT GATGGGCCTCATTTAATCATTTATACATGGTTAACTTCTCTATGTTTCTGTTTCTGCAGGATCGCTGATGCAGAGGAGAACTTGGGGGAAAGTGAAGTGCGAGAAGCCCATCTGGCCAAATCCTTGTTTTACATTAGAATCAGTGACAAG GAAAAGGCACTGGAGCAACTCAAATTAACAGAAAGCAAAACGGTTGCTGTGGGTCAAAAGATGGATTTGGTGTGTTACACCTTACAGCTtggatttttctatatggatttcGATCTCATCTCTAAGAGCATTGATAAAGCTAAGAA CTTGTTCGAGGAGGGAGGTGATTGGGAAAGGAAGAATCGTTTGAAAGTTTATGAAGGCTTGTACTGCATGTCTACCAGAAATTTTAAGAAAGCGGCTGATCTGTTTCTGGATTCTATATCTACCGTCACAACCTATGAGCTTTTTACATATGATACCTTCATTTTCTACACAGTCCTTACAAGCATCATATCACTGGACAGGGTTTCACTCAAGCAAAAG GTGGTGGATGCCCCAGAAATCTTGACGGTGCTTGGCAAAATTCCACATCTCTCAGAGTTTCTTAACTCTCTTTACGGATGCCAGTATAAATCATTCTTTTCAGCATTTT CTGGTTTGACAGAGCAAGTAAAATTAGATCGATATTTACGGCCCCATTTCAGATATTACATGAGGGAAGTCCGCACCGTAGTTTATTGTCAGTTTCTGGAATCTTATAAAAGCGTGACCATGGAAGCAATGGCAAATGCATTTGGAGTGACTGTGGACTTCATTGATTT GGAACTTTCTTGTTTCATAGCGGCGGGGAAACTTCATTGCAAGATTGACAAAGTCGCCGGTGTCTTGGAGACGAACAGACCTGATGCGAAGAATGCTCTTTATCAGGCGACTATCAAACAAGGGGACTTCTTATTAAACAGGATCCAGAAGCTGTCCCGTGTCATTGACCTGTAA